In one Brienomyrus brachyistius isolate T26 chromosome 5, BBRACH_0.4, whole genome shotgun sequence genomic region, the following are encoded:
- the LOC125742938 gene encoding gastrin/cholecystokinin type B receptor, giving the protein MNLTKLYLKFGHLFYRNFSFWGNDGKLNHSLQDALLFTDDVLFSGNEPGTIVLVVMYTLSFFIGLGGNVMALMVLTRRRNRLVGGAATRRLLINLSVCDMMVVCVCMPVNLGHQLHNAWVFGDFLCRVVPFVQAVSVAASVLSLAVISLNRFYSVHNPLHARYFFTGRKILCMICAVWALSSGLCTPIIFMNKTKTLVLLGSNHAISVCVESWPEVRLRQGYNFLLFCTLYGFPVLFNLAICFMTGRKLWRVNDKFKECNKCYFAQSASRLKVRKKVAKMVVALVVLFTFSWLPLYVVDIWIDFNMPDALEEREYDMDHVNHQWILQGRPFALWMGLTNSALNPLCYCFVGNLYRSAQRIRKSYKKKLSSVFSMPLSGAPGTRSAPMHLSCRRHSSERCPAEACGWRRQASFRESFSKTRTLLSITVCETVFD; this is encoded by the coding sequence ATGAATCTAACCaagttatatttaaaatttggaCATCTTTTCTACAGGAACTTCTCGTTTTGGGGAAATGATGGCAAACTGAACCATAGCCTTCAGGACGCACTTCTGTTCACGGATGATGTGCTTTTTTCGGGAAACGAGCCAGGCACTATCGTCTTGGTAGTGATGTACACTTTGTCCTTCTTCATTGGCTTAGGGGGCAATGTCATGGCATTGATGGTTTTAACCAGGAGGAGAAATCGTCTTGTCGGCGGTGCAGCAACCAGAAGACTGCTGATAaatttgtctgtgtgtgatatgatggtggtgtgtgtgtgcatgccagtCAATCTCGGCCACCAGCTGCACAACGCCTGGGTGTTCGGGGACTTTCTGTGCCGGGTCGTCCCTTTCGTCCAAGCCGTGTCTGTCGCCGCTAGTGTGCTGAGTCTGGCTGTCATCAGTCTCAACCGATTCTATAGCGTCCACAACCCCCTTCACGCCAGGTATTTCTTTACTGGGAGAAAAATACTCTGCATGATCTGTGCAGTGTGGGCACTCTCGTCGGGACTTTGCACGCCGATCATCTTCATGAATAAGACTAAGACACTCGTGCTGTTGGGAAGCAACCATGCGATATCGGTGTGCGTGGAGAGCTGGCCGGAAGTCAGGCTGCGACAAGGCTATAACTTTTTGCTGTTCTGTACTCTATATGGATTTCCCGTTTTATTTAACCTCGCTATTTGCTTCATGACTGGGCGGAAATTGTGGCGCGTAAACGATAAATTCAAAGAATGTAACAAGTGTTACTTCGCGCAGTCCGCGTCCAGACTCAAGGTGCGCAAAAAAGTCGCCAAGATGGTCGTCGCACTTGTCGTGCTGTTCACTTTTTCTTGGCTGCCCCTGTATGTAGTGGATATCTGGATTGATTTTAACATGCCGGATGCTTTAGAAGAAAGAGAATATGACATGGATCATGTCAATCACCAATGGATCCTGCAAGGCAGACCCTTTGCGCTTTGGATGGGTCTGACCAATTCGGCTCTCAACCCGCTTTGTTACTGCTTTGTGGGTAATCTTTATAGATCGGCTCAAAGAATTAGAAAGAGCTACAAAAAGAAGCTGTCATCAGTCTTTAGCATGCCTTTATCAGGTGCGCCGGGTACCAGGTCTGCGCCCATGCACCTAAGCTGCAGACGCCATTCCTCTGAGAGATGTCCCGCCGAGGCGTGTGGCTGGAGGAGACAAGCCAGCTTCAGGGAAAGCTTCTCCAAAACCCGCACTCTCCTCTCCATAACAGTTTGCGAAACTGTGTTTGACTGA
- the rfng gene encoding LOW QUALITY PROTEIN: beta-1,3-N-acetylglucosaminyltransferase radical fringe (The sequence of the model RefSeq protein was modified relative to this genomic sequence to represent the inferred CDS: inserted 2 bases in 1 codon; deleted 1 base in 1 codon), translating into MLFSRVGVSKLCFLLSLAFCAFLLLLIPGLQLPLRHVEIPKPRPXHSRSPDGDAGRPGQLLGLTTALPLNIRAPAMGDAGATQPSGTLRSGGADSSSSAVGSGGTIAGNEQNGPQALDGDAHRSGPVGSHPRDQLQLGDIFIAVKTTKKYHKSRLDLLFQTWVSKAKEQTFIFTDGEDGELRRKAGDNVINTNCSAAHTRQALCCKMSVEYDKFIESQKKWFCHMDDDNYVILPSLLRLLSAYSHTQDVYLGRPSLDHPIEAAERVKSDGSVSVKFWFATGGAGFCISRGLALKMSPWASLGNFISTAEKIRLPDDCTVGYIIEALLEVAMTHTWLFHSHLENLQRLPANSVLRQVTLSYGGYENRRNVVSIGGGFSLAEDPSRFKTVHCLLYPDTDWCPGKKRP; encoded by the exons ATGCTGTTCTCCCGCGTTGGTGTCAGTAAGCTCTGTTTCCTGCTCTCCTTGGCCTTCTGCGCCTTCCTCCTGCTCCTGATCCCTGGCCTGCAGCTGCCCCTCCGCCACGTCGAGATCCCCAAGCCTCGGCC CCACTCCCGGTCTCCCGACGGCGATGCGGGGCGACCCGGCCAGCTGCTGGGCCTCACCACAGCACTTCCCCTGAACATCAGGGCCCCGGCGATGGGGGACGCCGGCGCTACGCAGCCAAGCGGAACCCTGCGCTCC GGGGGGGCTGATTCCAGCAGCTCAGCTGTGGGCTCTGGTGGTACCATTGCCGGAAATGAACAGAACGGTCCTCAGGCTCTGGATGGAGATGCTCACCGATCGGGTCCGGTTGGGTCCCATCCCAGGGATCAGCTGCAGCTGGGTGacatttttattgctgtgaaaaCTACCAAGAAATACCACAAATCTCGGCTGGACCTGCTCTTCCAGACCTGGGTCTCCAAAGCAAAGGAGCAG ACGTTTATATTCACGGATGGAGAAGATGGGGAGCTTAGGAGGAAAGCAG GGGACAACGTTATAAATACCAACTGCTCCGCCGCACACACACGACAGGCGCTGTGCTGCAAGATGTCCGTGGAGTACGACAAGTTCATCGAATCGCAGAAAAA GTGGTTCTGTCACATGGACGACGACAACTACGTGATCCTTCCCAGCCTTCTGCGGTTGCTCTCGGCCTATTCTCACACGCAGGACGTCTACCTGGGCCGGCCCAGCCTGGACCATCCCATCGAGGCGGCCGAACGGGTTAAGAGCGACGGATCG GTGTCCGTCAAATTCTGGTTTGCGACCGGTGGGGCTGGATTCTGCATCAGTAGGGGGCTGGCGCTGAAAATGAGTCCTTGGGCTAG CCTGGGAAACTTCATCAGCACGGCAGAGAAGATTCGTCTCCCAGATGACTGCACCGTCGGCTACATCATCGAGGCTCTTCTGGAGGTCGCCATGACTCACACATGGCTTTTCCACTCCCACCTGGAGAACCTGCAGAGGCTGCCCGCCAACTCGGTGCTCAGACAG GTGACCCTCAGCTATGGCGGGTACGAGAACCGGAGGAATGTGGTCAGCATCGGTGGGGGCTTCTCCCTGGCAGAGGACCCGTCACG GTTTAAAACGGTCCATTGTCTCCTCTACCCAGACACCGACTGGTGTCCCGGTAAAAAGCGGCCCTGA
- the LOC125742937 gene encoding COP9 signalosome complex subunit 1 isoform X2, with protein MPLPVQVFNFQGAVEPMQIDADPQEDQQNAPDTNYVVENPTLDLEQYASCYSGLMRIERLQFIAEHCPQLRAEALKMALSFVQRTFNVDVYEEIHRKLAEATREVQGGPDAVVEGEAVLPPLDTAWAESTRKKALLKLEKLDTDLKNYKGNSIKESIRRGHDDLGDHYLDCGDLSNALKCYSRARDYCTSAKHVINMCLNVIKVSVYLQNWSHVLSYVSKAESTPEIAEQRGERDSQNQAVLTKLKCAAGLAELASRKYKQAAKCFLQASFDHCDFPELLSPSNVAVYGGLCALATFDRQELQRNVISSSSFKLFLELEPQVRDIIFKFYESKYASCLKMLDEMKDNLLLDMYLAPHVRTLYMQIRNRALIQYFSPYVSADMNKMAMAFNTSVAALEDELTQLILEGLINARIDSHSKILYARDVDQRSTTFEKSLQMGKEFQRRAKAMILRAAVLRNQIHVKVSRSPARHQEKAAKASSHLPTAKHE; from the exons ATGCCTCTGCCCGTGCAGGTCTTTAACTTTCAG GGGGCTGTGGAGCCTATGCAAATTGATGCAGACCCCCAGGAGGATCAGCAGAATGCACCAGACACCAACTATGTTGTGGAAAATCCGACTCTG GACTTGGAGCAGTATGCCTCCTGCTACAGTGGGCTGATGAGGATCGAGCGGCTGCAGTTCATCGCTGAGCACTGTCCCCAACTGCGCGCGGAAGCACTGAAGATGGCCCTGTCGTTTGTCCAAAGAACCTTCAATGTCGACGTCTATGAGGAGATCCACCGGAAGCTGGCCGAGGCTACGAG AGAGGTCCAGGGGGGGCCAGATGCAGTTGTAGAGGGTGAGGCAGTGCTTCCTCCTCTCGACACGGCGTGGGCAGAGTCCACCAGGAAAAAGGCTCTCCTCAAGCTCGAGAAACTGGACACTGACCTGAAAAACTACAAGGGAAATTCCATCAAAGAGAGCATCAG GAGGGGTCACGATGACCTTGGCGATCACTACTTAGACTGCGGGGACCTTAGCAATGCTTTGAAGTGTTACTCCCGTGCCAGAGATTACTGTACCAGCGCCAAGCACGTCATCAACATGTGTCTTAATGTAATCAAG GTCAGCGTCTACCTTCAGAACTGGTCCCACGTACTTAGTTATGTCAGCAAGGCCGAATCCACTCCAGAGATAGCAGAA CAACGAGGAGAAAGGGACAGTCAGAACCAAGCAGTCCTTACCAAGCTGAAATGTGCTGCAG GCTTAGCAGAGCTCGCCTCTCGAAAGTACAAACAGGCAGCAAAGTGCTTCCTCCAGGCCTCCTTCGACCACTGTGACTTCCCTGAG CTTCTCTCTCCCAGTAACGTAGCGGTGTATGGGGGGCTGTGCGCCCTGGCCACTTTCGACAGACAGGAGCTGCAGCGGAACGttatctccagcag CTCCTTCAAGCTGTTCCTGGAGCTGGAGCCTCAGGTCCGCGACATCATCTTCAAGTTTTATGAGTCGAAGTACGCATCCTGCCTGAAAATGCTGGATGAGATGAAG GATAACCTTTTGCTGGACATGTACCTGGCTCCCCACGTGAGGACGCTGTACATGCAGATTAGGAACAGAGCCCTGATACAG TACTTTAGCCCCTATGTGTCTGCTGACATGAACAAGATGGCCATGGCCTTCAACACCTCAGTGGCGGCGCTGGAGGACGAGCTGACGCAGCTGATTCTAGAGGGACTGATCAATGCCAGGATCGACTCCCACAGCAAG ATCCTGTATGCCAGGGATGTGGATCAGAGAAGCACAACCTTTGAGAAGTCTCTTCAGATGGGCAAAGAGTTTCAGAGAAGAGCCAAAGCTATGATCCTGCGAGCCGCTGTGCTGCGTAACCAGATACACGTCAAGGTATCCAGGTCTCCAGC TCGCCACCAAGAGAAGGCAGCCAAGGCGAGCTCACACCTGCCAACAGCCAAACACGAATGA
- the LOC125742937 gene encoding COP9 signalosome complex subunit 1 isoform X1, with product MPLPVQVFNFQGAVEPMQIDADPQEDQQNAPDTNYVVENPTLDLEQYASCYSGLMRIERLQFIAEHCPQLRAEALKMALSFVQRTFNVDVYEEIHRKLAEATREVQGGPDAVVEGEAVLPPLDTAWAESTRKKALLKLEKLDTDLKNYKGNSIKESIRRGHDDLGDHYLDCGDLSNALKCYSRARDYCTSAKHVINMCLNVIKVSVYLQNWSHVLSYVSKAESTPEIAEQRGERDSQNQAVLTKLKCAAGLAELASRKYKQAAKCFLQASFDHCDFPELLSPSNVAVYGGLCALATFDRQELQRNVISSSSFKLFLELEPQVRDIIFKFYESKYASCLKMLDEMKDNLLLDMYLAPHVRTLYMQIRNRALIQYFSPYVSADMNKMAMAFNTSVAALEDELTQLILEGLINARIDSHSKILYARDVDQRSTTFEKSLQMGKEFQRRAKAMILRAAVLRNQIHVKSPPREGSQGELTPANSQTRMSTNM from the exons ATGCCTCTGCCCGTGCAGGTCTTTAACTTTCAG GGGGCTGTGGAGCCTATGCAAATTGATGCAGACCCCCAGGAGGATCAGCAGAATGCACCAGACACCAACTATGTTGTGGAAAATCCGACTCTG GACTTGGAGCAGTATGCCTCCTGCTACAGTGGGCTGATGAGGATCGAGCGGCTGCAGTTCATCGCTGAGCACTGTCCCCAACTGCGCGCGGAAGCACTGAAGATGGCCCTGTCGTTTGTCCAAAGAACCTTCAATGTCGACGTCTATGAGGAGATCCACCGGAAGCTGGCCGAGGCTACGAG AGAGGTCCAGGGGGGGCCAGATGCAGTTGTAGAGGGTGAGGCAGTGCTTCCTCCTCTCGACACGGCGTGGGCAGAGTCCACCAGGAAAAAGGCTCTCCTCAAGCTCGAGAAACTGGACACTGACCTGAAAAACTACAAGGGAAATTCCATCAAAGAGAGCATCAG GAGGGGTCACGATGACCTTGGCGATCACTACTTAGACTGCGGGGACCTTAGCAATGCTTTGAAGTGTTACTCCCGTGCCAGAGATTACTGTACCAGCGCCAAGCACGTCATCAACATGTGTCTTAATGTAATCAAG GTCAGCGTCTACCTTCAGAACTGGTCCCACGTACTTAGTTATGTCAGCAAGGCCGAATCCACTCCAGAGATAGCAGAA CAACGAGGAGAAAGGGACAGTCAGAACCAAGCAGTCCTTACCAAGCTGAAATGTGCTGCAG GCTTAGCAGAGCTCGCCTCTCGAAAGTACAAACAGGCAGCAAAGTGCTTCCTCCAGGCCTCCTTCGACCACTGTGACTTCCCTGAG CTTCTCTCTCCCAGTAACGTAGCGGTGTATGGGGGGCTGTGCGCCCTGGCCACTTTCGACAGACAGGAGCTGCAGCGGAACGttatctccagcag CTCCTTCAAGCTGTTCCTGGAGCTGGAGCCTCAGGTCCGCGACATCATCTTCAAGTTTTATGAGTCGAAGTACGCATCCTGCCTGAAAATGCTGGATGAGATGAAG GATAACCTTTTGCTGGACATGTACCTGGCTCCCCACGTGAGGACGCTGTACATGCAGATTAGGAACAGAGCCCTGATACAG TACTTTAGCCCCTATGTGTCTGCTGACATGAACAAGATGGCCATGGCCTTCAACACCTCAGTGGCGGCGCTGGAGGACGAGCTGACGCAGCTGATTCTAGAGGGACTGATCAATGCCAGGATCGACTCCCACAGCAAG ATCCTGTATGCCAGGGATGTGGATCAGAGAAGCACAACCTTTGAGAAGTCTCTTCAGATGGGCAAAGAGTTTCAGAGAAGAGCCAAAGCTATGATCCTGCGAGCCGCTGTGCTGCGTAACCAGATACACGTCAAG TCGCCACCAAGAGAAGGCAGCCAAGGCGAGCTCACACCTGCCAACAGCCAAACACGAATGAGCACCAACATGTGA